The following nucleotide sequence is from Hevea brasiliensis isolate MT/VB/25A 57/8 chromosome 7, ASM3005281v1, whole genome shotgun sequence.
tataaagaaaaataaaaatcaaataaattgaactattttaaattcaatatgaaatttattataaattctaAATTAAGTTTGGGTTTaataattcaaaaatcaatttgagCTGAATTCAGGCTGAGCTCAACAAAATTCACTCGGGCTCTCAATTCAGCCCATTCACGAGTTCAGGACCACAACCCAGTCACGCTGAGCAAGAACTTGACTGGATCGTTTCCCGCCAATTAACCACCTCCATTGGCGCGCAGATAAAATGAAGAATCGTACACTCCCTCATCTGACAAAGGCTGCTCAGCTCTCAGTTCTCTCCTCCTGCTGCTACTTTGAGATTGTGTGTGCAATATCAGAGAAAGCGAAATTAAGAAGCTGGAAAAATGGAGATCGTTCGACCTCAGTGGAAGCCTCCATCCAACGACGTCGTTCCAACACTCCCTCTCTATCGCTCTGCACCTGCTCTTGAGGTCAGACTCGAAGATTTCGAGCTCTACGCCATGGATCGACTTCGAGGTCGGTCTTCTTCTGCTTCTATGCTTCTTTTCAGTACCAATTTTCTTTTGCAAAACCGATTTCTAGTGTTGAGTCTGATGGACAAACATACACATTGTGTGCATTTGATGTCAATTTATTGCTTGAAATTGCAGTTCTCAAAGGTATCTCTGATGGATTGTCCCGCGGGAAGAAGCCAGAAGAAATGGAAAAATTGGTAATTCGTTGTTTAACCTGTTATAATGGAACTCAAATCTTGGGGCCTAATTTTGTCTGTTGCGTGTTTGTCTTTTTGAACAGGTAAATGACCTATGGAAAATAAATATGAGGCATCCACAGGCATTAGAAGTCCTCAACAAGGATGTTATATCCCACTTTGTTTTGCGTCTAGTTTATTGTAGAACGTAAGCTTGGTAACTTGCTATTTTTACCTAAGCCATAGCTTTAACTCCTAATTTTCTACTTATTGTCATAtttgtttgtttcattttctaTAGAGAGGACCTCAGGAAATGGTTTCTTTCCATGGAGACTGCTCTCTTTCGCAATAGATTTCGCCTTTTGACTGCTGATGCTCAGGTGGGATGGATTTATTGATTATTCATTGAGCATTTTTTTTCCTATTCAAGTTAGAAGCTGAATTGCATTTGTGATCTTGAGTTCCCTAGAGGGCTCTATTGGCAGAGTTTGGACTTCCATACAGGGTGGTTGCCAGGGCTGAATTTGAGGTCATTATTCTGCATCCGCTCGTTCTTTGTTTTTTCTAACACATCTCTCACACTTCAGTTTATTGGCTTTGGTAATTTCATAAAAGCCTGAATATATTTTCTGCTTCCTTTTGAACATATATAGCCTTTTTACTATTTGaatatttaaattaatgttaGGTTTTATGCCCATTGTTCCTATTTTACTGTAGGGTGTAAAGGAAAAATTGGTTCAAGTTACACGCTCGATTGGTCAGCCTATACTGTCTTGTAAGAGCATGTCATTTGTTCTGTTTGTTGGCCTTCCATTTTCAATTATGTGAACACCCACAGTTTCCTTCTGTTTTGTTCTTAATTGTAATTCTATTTATTGCTCATTTTATTCATTCCTTGCATGTTGTATTCATCTAGTATAAAATATAACAAATATTGTATATTAAGTTGTCAAAATGATAGCCGTTTCTTGAAACATTTTAATTGATGATGTAATATTTGATTATACTACCACAATGCTGAAAAATTTCTGGCTTATAGTAACTTTTGGGGTAAGTTCATTTTCTTAATGAGATTCAGTTGGGAGAATGTAAAGGGTGTTGAAATTTCTGTTTTAGTTTTTAGGAACCAATTAGGAAGGTATTTGTAAGGGTCCAAATTTTTTCAATTAATAGTTCTATGTGTACACTGTCGCTACTTCCTTtcctgaaattttaaattttatcacaCAGGTAAAAAAAGGAAGAACTTTGTATCCTATTTGGGAGTTAAAATATGCATGTATACTTTTCTTCCTTGCCGTAGCTAAACCATCCCCTTGATGCTTTGCTGTTTCTGTTTATGCAGCAGCTGAACAGTCCCATGCTAATTCCCTAGTCTTTCCAGTTTTCTTTATGGAACAGAACACAATTTATCTGTATTCAAGATTCTTTGTCCGACAGTTAACCCATCTTTAATAGATCATAGAACAGCCTTAAAATTTGAGTCTGATAGTTTTCCTCTATTAATATATGAAGCTACTTTATATGAAATTTGAGATATATATGGTTGTGTTACAAACTTACAATTTTGTGATATATTTGGGCCCCAAAATTCTAAAAGCATTGCAAAATTTTGACGAACAGCAttatatattttgttttatttgcCAAAGAATGATGTTATTGAACATAGTTTGAAAATAAAATTAGGTTCATCTGCCCTTTGTAGTCACAAGTCATACAGCTCTGCATTGAGAACATGTTTTCCTTTTATAATATCAATTCTATTATGCATTCTTCTTATTTTGTTGTTCTTTCTCATTTTTGCAGCTGATGTCATATTCTACAAGGTTTGTTTACTTTTGCTTGATTACTTAATTCCATCTATACAAGAGTTGTACCtttttttaaaattgttattattattatctatgaACAGGGGAATGTTATGGCATGTGACAAGAGCATAAAAGATCTTTGCAGTAGCTATATGTATATATAGTCAAGGTTTTATGTTACCTTCATATTGGTTGATGTAATTTGTTGGGCCAAATTATCAGTCATGTTAAATATCAAACACTTTGTTGCTTTGGGGACAGATGGAATATATATCACTTTTAGTCCTTACTATTTTTTATTTGCGTGGATGTATGATTGAAAAATGTTTTTGAAGGTTCCATTAGTATTACAAAAGCAAGGAGGCAATATGTCTTACTAGAAGGaacttctcatttttgaatccttGTCTCATCTCATATTGGTGTATTCTATGTAACTTATCCATGTTTGTTTTTACCTGCTCCATTAAAGGTACCATTTGAAGAAGTTCCAGAACTTGTAGCTGGTCGTAGGGTTTTTATCTGCAAAGGGCATGCTTATGTTGCCATGAATCAGGTAATTTCTACTTTTctatttaacttttgagtttaaaACTTAAAAGTAGTGGCTGTCAAAGATTGGATTGATGTTTGGCTACTTTCATCTTCTAGGTTGTTTCGCTTGTTGTTACACAATTTCGAAGTCTTCTATCGAAGGCACTCATTCTAACAAACAGGTTATTATTATTGATTTGATAGTACAAAATCTTGCTGtgcttatattttttttctttgaatatAAATATCTGCAGTAGTCTTTATTATTCAATGAATATACGTAAGAAATTGACATATGAAGAGAAGGTTTTATTTGCGGAACCATGTTATACCTGAGGTTGTGCTGCTGCATATGATAAAATCTTTGCAAAACTGCATAAACCAGCTATTTGCTCTCTTTTACACAAAGTTTTGCAATTGAGGGATTTTCATTTGCAGGAAATGGACATCAATGATCAGAGAACAGGAAAAGGATCGCTTAACTCCTGTGAGTATGGAATCATGAATACTGAATATAAATTAgtattgttaatttttaatttttagatttggtGTAATGTTGGGGTACCTTTTTAGATTGTGGAAGCACTCTGCTCAAGCTATCTGGGTCCTGACTATTCTCAGGTACTTTGGTACCTATGCATGTGCTTAGTTCCATTACTATAGGTCACAGTTTCAAGATAATTAAGATATATTTGGTTGACTGCCTTTACAGCCTAAAGAATTTGCTGAGATATCAATTAAAGACTTTGACTTGGTAGCTAAGAGTTCATTCCCTCTATGCATGCGCCACCTGTTTGAAAAAGTAAGTTCTGTTATTTCAAATTTAAGTTCCtaatttttttccccttttcCCCTTGCTCTGATTCTTTAAACTTAATGGTCATGATTTCCTctgttttttttttcctgtttacttattgttcTGTGCCACATTTGCAGCTCAGAGAAGATCATCATTTAAAGCATGGAGGGAGGATGCAATTAGGCCTTTTTCTCAAGGTTctcttttttatataaaattcttGCCCTGCCTTGATGAGTATATTATGCATATTCGATGTTTCAGAATCATCACTTGTTCTGCTGGCTTCCATCTTTCCCCTCCCTTCAATTTTAGTTAACTGCATTGATCACAcactttttattatttaatacacAAACTGCTTTCCACACTCGCACTTGAGTTTATAGTGTTGTTCTCTATAATTTTGAATCTGTATTGACATGATCCATACTTCAGACAAAGAGCTTCAATAAGGCAGTTACTTATATATGTTCCTCAGTcccctttttaatttaaattagtaCTTATGTTTTTCTTAAGCATTTCCCTTGTTTACACTTTAGGGTGTTGGCTTGAAGTTGGATGACGCTCTTGCATTCTGGAAAGCAGAGTTCTCCCAAAAGGTAAGTTTATTGTCAAATTAATGGTGATATTGGTTTCCTTCCAAAACAATTTCTTTTGGATTTTATTGTTTTATTGTTATTAATCGTCTCAAGAAATAGCACCAATCACgttgtaattttaattttatttgttacATGTTGCTATAGCTTACAAAAGCTGGAGATAAATATATTCTGATCTCTAAGTTCTGTTATTTACTTATGCCAATGTGTGATTAATAAGGTAAACGATGTTTTACATCAGAGTCCCTCTTCCTACAATCAGCATGTGCATGCTATTTTATTTTGGGGTGCTATATTTGAGAATGAAAGTCA
It contains:
- the LOC110638128 gene encoding probable DNA primase large subunit, with protein sequence MEIVRPQWKPPSNDVVPTLPLYRSAPALEVRLEDFELYAMDRLRVLKGISDGLSRGKKPEEMEKLVNDLWKINMRHPQALEVLNKDVISHFVLRLVYCRTEDLRKWFLSMETALFRNRFRLLTADAQRALLAEFGLPYRVVARAEFEGVKEKLVQVTRSIGQPILSSDVIFYKVPFEEVPELVAGRRVFICKGHAYVAMNQVVSLVVTQFRSLLSKALILTNRKWTSMIREQEKDRLTPIVEALCSSYLGPDYSQPKEFAEISIKDFDLVAKSSFPLCMRHLFEKLREDHHLKHGGRMQLGLFLKGVGLKLDDALAFWKAEFSQKVGGERFDKEYAYSIRHNYGREGKRTDYTPYSCQKIISSTPGVGDHHGCPYRHFSEENLRAALCRMGVNGGAVEDVMDKVRNRHYQLACTLTFEAIHGLSCDAGINHPNQYFSDSQKTLKVKNHSSEQGESIGD